A DNA window from Syngnathus typhle isolate RoL2023-S1 ecotype Sweden linkage group LG2, RoL_Styp_1.0, whole genome shotgun sequence contains the following coding sequences:
- the ren gene encoding renin — protein sequence MAVWTVYWACLLGVLMAMSTGHTLRRISLKKMPSIRETLRDMGVSLEQVLTELTQMNAQDFSNGTAPTPLTNYLDTQYYGEISIGSPAQIFNVVFDTGSANLWIPSQSCSPFSTACFTHNRYDASMSRTYMENGTGFSIQYASGNVRGFLSEDVVVVGGIPVVQVFAEATSLSAMPFIFAKFDGVLGMGYPNVAIDGITPVFDRIMSQHVLKEEVFSVYYSRDPQHSPGGELVLGGTDPNYYTGTFNYMETKEMGTWEVVMKGVSVGTEMIFCEEGCTAVIDTGSSYITGPASSVFALMKSIGAQLDESGYKVNCDIVKTLPSIAFHLGGLEYSLTHEDYILWQSQIEGDVCIVTFRGLDVPPPTGPVWILGANFIARYYTEFDRRSNRIGFAVAV from the exons ATGGCAGTGTGGACAGTCTATTGGGCATGCTTGCTTGGCGTGTTAATGGCAATGAGCACGGGTCATACTTTGAGAAG AATAAGCCTGAAGAAGATGCCGTCCATCAGGGAGACGCTGCGGGATATGGGCGTTTCTCTGGAGCAGGTGTTGACTGAGCTAACACAGATGAACGCGCAAGACTTCAGCAATGGAACTGCTCCCACTCCTCTCACCAACTATTTGGAT ACACAGTACTATGGAGAAATCAGCATCGGTTCTCCAGCTCAGATATTCAACGTGGTGTTCGACACGGGCTCGGCTAATCTGTGGATCCCTTCGCAAAGCTGCTCCCCTTTCTCCACGGCCTGCT TTACTCACAACAGGTATGACGCCTCCATGTCTCGCACCTACATGGAAAATGGAACGGGATTTTCCATCCAGTACGCCTCGGGGAACGTCCGGGGATTCCTTAGTGAGGATGTGGTTGTG GTGGGTGGAATCCCCGTGGTCCAGGTTTTTGCCGAAGCCACCTCCTTGTCCGCCATGCCCTTCATCTTTGCAAAGTTTGACGGCGTCCTGGGGATGGGCTACCCCAACGTCGCCATTGACGGGATCACTCCAGTGTTTGACCGCATCATGTCTCAACATGTCCTCAAGGAGGAGGTGTTCtctgtttactacagcag GGATCCCCAGCATTCTCCTGGTGGAGAGCTGGTTCTAGGTGGCACCGACCCAAACTACTACACCGGAACCTTCAATTATATGGAGACCAAGGAGATGGGCACCTGGGAGGTTGTGATGAAAGG TGTTTCTGTGGGAACAGAAATGATATTTTGCGAAGAAGGCTGCACAGCTGTGATCGACACGGGCTCCTCCTACATCACAGGCCCGGCCTCGTCCGTTTTTGCACTGATGAAAAGCATCGGAGCCCAGCTGGATGAAAGTGGG TACAAAGTCAACTGTGACATTGTGAAGACGTTGCCAAGTATTGCTTTTCATCTCGGTGGCCTCGAGTACTCGCTGACGCATGAGGATTATATTCTATGG CAATCCCAGATCGAGGGGGACGTCTGCATTGTTACCTTCAGAGGCTTGGACGTGCCACCGCCTACGGGTCCCGTTTGGATCCTGGGAGCCAACTTCATCGCCCGCTACTACACCGAATTTGATCGTCGCAGTAATCGGATCGGTTTTGCTGTAGCCGTCTGA
- the csf1b gene encoding macrophage colony-stimulating factor 1b isoform X3, with the protein MTFLVPTLTQSKAKVKCLCVLMFLSFPLSMAEVPGPCRHSITKDHLLTLEHLMDNQLRSGCSITYTFIEQKSLSKCCFVKAALPWILELLTTHFKYNRGSVNYRYVQSLRALILNIYSQKCVPQINEEVEDKPESFEVLYRGSPTEALRRASRVLSVYLELVTKSDAPLDWNCQYEYSKMFGSSTEQPRGSSTEACTDSYVTRSVKASQRRPLRDLYKLGFIITSIFGALLLIFTLVCLITQKRSHVRHRLASYMTSSREQRGTEMELQ; encoded by the exons ATGACCTTCCTTGTGCCAACCCTGACTCAGAGCAAGGCTAAG GtaaagtgtctgtgtgtgcttaTGTTCCTGAGCTTCCCCCTGTCCATGGCGGAGGTCCCTGGACCATGCAGGCACTCCATAACTAAGGACCACCTGCTGACACTCGAACATCTG ATGGATAACCAATTGAGGAGCGGGTGCTCGATAACCTACACATTCATAGAACAGAAATCTTTG AGCAAGTGTTGCTTTGTGAAAGCTGCCTTACCCTGGATATTGGAGCTCCTCACCACCCACTTCAAATACAACAGGGGTTCCGTCAACTATCGCTACGTTCAGTCTTTGAGAGCTCTCATCCTCAACATCTACTCACAAAAATGTGTTCCTCAGATCAACGAGGAGGTTGAG GACAAGCCCGAGAGTTTTGAAGTGCTTTATAGAGGGTCTCCCACAGAGGCGCTGCGGAGAGCTTCGAGGgtgctctctgtttatttggagTTGGTAACAAAGAGCGACGCGCCGCTGGACTGGAATTGCCAGTACGAATACTCCAAGATGTTCGGCTCCAGCACGGAGCAACCGCGAGGGTCTTCCACGGAAGCCTGCACAG ACAGTTATGTTACGAGGTCAGTGAAGGCCTCTCAGAGAAGACCACTGAGAGACCTGTACAAGCTCGGCTTCATCATCACCTCCATCTTCGGAGCACTACTGCTCATATTTACTCTCGTCTGTCTAATCACACAAAAG AGAAGCCACGTTCGTCACAGATTGGCATCTTATATGACTTCTAG CAGAGAGCAGCGAGGCACAGAGATGGAGCTACAATAA
- the csf1b gene encoding macrophage colony-stimulating factor 1b isoform X1, whose product MTFLVPTLTQSKAKLQVKCLCVLMFLSFPLSMAEVPGPCRHSITKDHLLTLEHLMDNQLRSGCSITYTFIEQKSLSKCCFVKAALPWILELLTTHFKYNRGSVNYRYVQSLRALILNIYSQKCVPQINEEVEDKPESFEVLYRGSPTEALRRASRVLSVYLELVTKSDAPLDWNCQYEYSKMFGSSTEQPRGSSTEACTDSYVTRSVKASQRRPLRDLYKLGFIITSIFGALLLIFTLVCLITQKRSHVRHRLASYMTSSREQRGTEMELQ is encoded by the exons ATGACCTTCCTTGTGCCAACCCTGACTCAGAGCAAGGCTAAG TTGCAGGtaaagtgtctgtgtgtgcttaTGTTCCTGAGCTTCCCCCTGTCCATGGCGGAGGTCCCTGGACCATGCAGGCACTCCATAACTAAGGACCACCTGCTGACACTCGAACATCTG ATGGATAACCAATTGAGGAGCGGGTGCTCGATAACCTACACATTCATAGAACAGAAATCTTTG AGCAAGTGTTGCTTTGTGAAAGCTGCCTTACCCTGGATATTGGAGCTCCTCACCACCCACTTCAAATACAACAGGGGTTCCGTCAACTATCGCTACGTTCAGTCTTTGAGAGCTCTCATCCTCAACATCTACTCACAAAAATGTGTTCCTCAGATCAACGAGGAGGTTGAG GACAAGCCCGAGAGTTTTGAAGTGCTTTATAGAGGGTCTCCCACAGAGGCGCTGCGGAGAGCTTCGAGGgtgctctctgtttatttggagTTGGTAACAAAGAGCGACGCGCCGCTGGACTGGAATTGCCAGTACGAATACTCCAAGATGTTCGGCTCCAGCACGGAGCAACCGCGAGGGTCTTCCACGGAAGCCTGCACAG ACAGTTATGTTACGAGGTCAGTGAAGGCCTCTCAGAGAAGACCACTGAGAGACCTGTACAAGCTCGGCTTCATCATCACCTCCATCTTCGGAGCACTACTGCTCATATTTACTCTCGTCTGTCTAATCACACAAAAG AGAAGCCACGTTCGTCACAGATTGGCATCTTATATGACTTCTAG CAGAGAGCAGCGAGGCACAGAGATGGAGCTACAATAA
- the csf1b gene encoding macrophage colony-stimulating factor 1b isoform X2 yields MTFLVPTLTQSKAKLQVKCLCVLMFLSFPLSMAEVPGPCRHSITKDHLLTLEHLMDNQLRSGCSITYTFIEQKSLSKCCFVKAALPWILELLTTHFKYNRGSVNYRYVQSLRALILNIYSQKCVPQINEEVEDKPESFEVLYRGSPTEALRRASRVLSVYLELVTKSDAPLDWNCQYEYSKMFGSSTEQPRGSSTEACTDSYVTRSVKASQRRPLRDLYKLGFIITSIFGALLLIFTLVCLITQKRSHVRHRLASYMTSREQRGTEMELQ; encoded by the exons ATGACCTTCCTTGTGCCAACCCTGACTCAGAGCAAGGCTAAG TTGCAGGtaaagtgtctgtgtgtgcttaTGTTCCTGAGCTTCCCCCTGTCCATGGCGGAGGTCCCTGGACCATGCAGGCACTCCATAACTAAGGACCACCTGCTGACACTCGAACATCTG ATGGATAACCAATTGAGGAGCGGGTGCTCGATAACCTACACATTCATAGAACAGAAATCTTTG AGCAAGTGTTGCTTTGTGAAAGCTGCCTTACCCTGGATATTGGAGCTCCTCACCACCCACTTCAAATACAACAGGGGTTCCGTCAACTATCGCTACGTTCAGTCTTTGAGAGCTCTCATCCTCAACATCTACTCACAAAAATGTGTTCCTCAGATCAACGAGGAGGTTGAG GACAAGCCCGAGAGTTTTGAAGTGCTTTATAGAGGGTCTCCCACAGAGGCGCTGCGGAGAGCTTCGAGGgtgctctctgtttatttggagTTGGTAACAAAGAGCGACGCGCCGCTGGACTGGAATTGCCAGTACGAATACTCCAAGATGTTCGGCTCCAGCACGGAGCAACCGCGAGGGTCTTCCACGGAAGCCTGCACAG ACAGTTATGTTACGAGGTCAGTGAAGGCCTCTCAGAGAAGACCACTGAGAGACCTGTACAAGCTCGGCTTCATCATCACCTCCATCTTCGGAGCACTACTGCTCATATTTACTCTCGTCTGTCTAATCACACAAAAG AGAAGCCACGTTCGTCACAGATTGGCATCTTATATGACTTCTAG AGAGCAGCGAGGCACAGAGATGGAGCTACAATAA
- the csf1b gene encoding macrophage colony-stimulating factor 1b isoform X4: MFLSFPLSMAEVPGPCRHSITKDHLLTLEHLMDNQLRSGCSITYTFIEQKSLSKCCFVKAALPWILELLTTHFKYNRGSVNYRYVQSLRALILNIYSQKCVPQINEEVEDKPESFEVLYRGSPTEALRRASRVLSVYLELVTKSDAPLDWNCQYEYSKMFGSSTEQPRGSSTEACTDSYVTRSVKASQRRPLRDLYKLGFIITSIFGALLLIFTLVCLITQKRSHVRHRLASYMTSSREQRGTEMELQ; the protein is encoded by the exons aTGTTCCTGAGCTTCCCCCTGTCCATGGCGGAGGTCCCTGGACCATGCAGGCACTCCATAACTAAGGACCACCTGCTGACACTCGAACATCTG ATGGATAACCAATTGAGGAGCGGGTGCTCGATAACCTACACATTCATAGAACAGAAATCTTTG AGCAAGTGTTGCTTTGTGAAAGCTGCCTTACCCTGGATATTGGAGCTCCTCACCACCCACTTCAAATACAACAGGGGTTCCGTCAACTATCGCTACGTTCAGTCTTTGAGAGCTCTCATCCTCAACATCTACTCACAAAAATGTGTTCCTCAGATCAACGAGGAGGTTGAG GACAAGCCCGAGAGTTTTGAAGTGCTTTATAGAGGGTCTCCCACAGAGGCGCTGCGGAGAGCTTCGAGGgtgctctctgtttatttggagTTGGTAACAAAGAGCGACGCGCCGCTGGACTGGAATTGCCAGTACGAATACTCCAAGATGTTCGGCTCCAGCACGGAGCAACCGCGAGGGTCTTCCACGGAAGCCTGCACAG ACAGTTATGTTACGAGGTCAGTGAAGGCCTCTCAGAGAAGACCACTGAGAGACCTGTACAAGCTCGGCTTCATCATCACCTCCATCTTCGGAGCACTACTGCTCATATTTACTCTCGTCTGTCTAATCACACAAAAG AGAAGCCACGTTCGTCACAGATTGGCATCTTATATGACTTCTAG CAGAGAGCAGCGAGGCACAGAGATGGAGCTACAATAA
- the csf1b gene encoding macrophage colony-stimulating factor 1b isoform X5: protein MTFLVPTLTQSKAKLQVKCLCVLMFLSFPLSMAEVPGPCRHSITKDHLLTLEHLMDNQLRSGCSITYTFIEQKSLSKCCFVKAALPWILELLTTHFKYNRGSVNYRYVQSLRALILNIYSQKCVPQINEEVEDKPESFEVLYRGSPTEALRRASRVLSVYLELVTKSDAPLDWNCQYEYSKMFGSSTEQPRGSSTEACTEKPRSSQIGILYDF from the exons ATGACCTTCCTTGTGCCAACCCTGACTCAGAGCAAGGCTAAG TTGCAGGtaaagtgtctgtgtgtgcttaTGTTCCTGAGCTTCCCCCTGTCCATGGCGGAGGTCCCTGGACCATGCAGGCACTCCATAACTAAGGACCACCTGCTGACACTCGAACATCTG ATGGATAACCAATTGAGGAGCGGGTGCTCGATAACCTACACATTCATAGAACAGAAATCTTTG AGCAAGTGTTGCTTTGTGAAAGCTGCCTTACCCTGGATATTGGAGCTCCTCACCACCCACTTCAAATACAACAGGGGTTCCGTCAACTATCGCTACGTTCAGTCTTTGAGAGCTCTCATCCTCAACATCTACTCACAAAAATGTGTTCCTCAGATCAACGAGGAGGTTGAG GACAAGCCCGAGAGTTTTGAAGTGCTTTATAGAGGGTCTCCCACAGAGGCGCTGCGGAGAGCTTCGAGGgtgctctctgtttatttggagTTGGTAACAAAGAGCGACGCGCCGCTGGACTGGAATTGCCAGTACGAATACTCCAAGATGTTCGGCTCCAGCACGGAGCAACCGCGAGGGTCTTCCACGGAAGCCTGCACAG AGAAGCCACGTTCGTCACAGATTGGCATCTTATATGACTTCTAG